A single Saccharolobus shibatae B12 DNA region contains:
- a CDS encoding aldose 1-epimerase encodes MKIKKGDTEAEILTKGAYLNAFRIGNRDMILKGDLERPTRGGMAILIPFANRVKNAEYVFEGVKYTLPQNREGNAIHGLVMDKEFNVVTKSEDSVSLEYILEHEGYPSKLDCLITYKVFKYGLRTKIVVRNVGNKRAPLTVGAHPYFITADDWRIVVEKEESVKKCISFNKIPTGELIKTKLEHTDYDDCFLISGGIQLHSSYSKVRITRRNMPFVQIYTGVRGSVAIEPMSGAPDAYHNGLGLKILEPNESSYFAFAFRFH; translated from the coding sequence ATGAAAATAAAAAAGGGAGATACAGAAGCTGAAATTTTAACAAAAGGCGCATATCTTAACGCGTTTAGAATAGGAAACAGAGATATGATATTAAAGGGTGATTTGGAGAGACCAACAAGGGGTGGCATGGCAATTCTAATACCATTTGCAAATAGAGTGAAAAATGCAGAATATGTATTTGAGGGAGTGAAATATACTTTACCCCAAAATAGAGAGGGAAACGCAATACATGGACTAGTCATGGATAAGGAATTCAACGTGGTAACCAAAAGCGAAGATAGCGTTAGCTTGGAGTATATTTTAGAACATGAAGGATATCCTTCTAAACTGGATTGTCTAATAACCTATAAGGTTTTCAAATACGGTCTTAGGACAAAGATAGTTGTGAGAAATGTGGGAAATAAAAGAGCCCCGTTGACAGTTGGTGCACATCCCTACTTTATTACAGCTGACGATTGGAGGATAGTGGTGGAAAAGGAAGAAAGTGTTAAGAAGTGCATAAGTTTCAATAAGATCCCTACTGGGGAATTGATAAAGACTAAACTTGAGCATACTGATTACGATGATTGTTTCTTGATAAGTGGAGGTATTCAGTTACATTCCTCGTATTCGAAAGTGAGAATTACAAGAAGAAACATGCCTTTCGTTCAAATATATACTGGTGTAAGGGGCTCAGTTGCAATAGAACCTATGAGTGGTGCTCCAGATGCCTATCACAACGGATTAGGACTCAAAATATTGGAGCCTAATGAAAGCTCATATTTTGCATTTGCGTTTCGTTTCCACTAA
- a CDS encoding MFS transporter: MIKYKDTRWMYLVIPYNASTGPLSTLVTLQILSLGGNAIDVAYAISLSNAVLIPASIIWGFMADKMDRKKQILLSLAGVSIPLIVMPFMNSISLVTLNYALITFMSTASATPFNLLVMESAEKKHWGSLFSRFSLFSSIGVLLGLVVSTFLVILLRIDQIEEILGFSVLATLIASVKILPKSIITFERTAIIHHKESFLTRMRHLPMMFLHLPNIHHFKMFSVTRLFRKPINYIPLLYLGIVLFYISSGIFNTVYPAGLYVKGLNKSEVLAVISVGMIFQILGFRISSTLLENKDEKGLAYTSLILRGASYVLLGIFAQLFLGIPILISGLIFYPLAAGIAYAIFYSSSTTLIFKIVGERRQGTGLGVYSTVVGISLFVGSLLSGYITHYISYGIDFIVAGIILLIAAWIFRYLEEG, from the coding sequence ATGATTAAGTATAAGGATACAAGATGGATGTATCTAGTGATACCTTATAACGCTTCAACGGGACCATTGTCAACGTTAGTAACCTTACAGATTCTTTCGCTTGGCGGAAATGCAATTGACGTAGCATACGCTATCTCCCTAAGTAATGCAGTTCTAATTCCAGCTTCAATAATATGGGGATTTATGGCTGACAAGATGGATAGAAAGAAACAAATATTGTTAAGCTTAGCTGGAGTTTCAATACCACTTATTGTAATGCCCTTTATGAACAGTATCTCACTAGTCACCTTGAACTACGCTCTAATTACGTTCATGAGTACTGCATCAGCTACACCATTTAATTTGTTAGTGATGGAGTCCGCTGAGAAAAAACACTGGGGCTCTCTCTTCTCAAGATTCTCTTTATTCTCCTCTATAGGTGTTTTGCTAGGATTGGTTGTTTCGACTTTTCTAGTAATTCTCTTAAGAATTGACCAAATAGAGGAAATACTGGGATTTTCAGTACTGGCTACGTTGATTGCAAGCGTAAAAATACTACCTAAATCCATAATTACATTTGAAAGGACAGCTATTATACACCATAAGGAATCGTTTTTGACTAGAATGAGACACTTGCCAATGATGTTCCTTCATCTACCTAATATTCATCACTTTAAAATGTTTTCCGTGACTAGATTATTTAGGAAACCCATTAATTACATTCCTCTACTTTACTTAGGAATAGTGCTATTTTACATAAGCAGCGGAATATTCAATACTGTATATCCAGCAGGTTTGTACGTGAAGGGATTAAATAAATCTGAAGTTTTGGCTGTAATAAGCGTTGGTATGATATTTCAAATTTTAGGATTTAGGATATCCTCAACGTTACTGGAGAATAAAGATGAGAAAGGATTAGCATACACTTCACTTATTCTGAGAGGTGCGTCATACGTTTTACTTGGTATATTTGCCCAACTATTTTTAGGTATTCCAATATTAATCTCTGGATTAATATTCTATCCATTGGCAGCAGGAATTGCCTATGCAATCTTCTACTCCTCATCTACCACTTTGATATTCAAAATTGTTGGTGAGAGAAGGCAAGGAACTGGACTCGGTGTTTATAGTACAGTAGTAGGGATATCGTTATTTGTGGGGTCACTTTTATCTGGTTATATCACGCACTATATTAGCTATGGGATAGATTTTATAGTTGCGGGAATAATACTTTTAATTGCAGCATGGATATTCAGATATCTAGAGGAAGGATAG
- a CDS encoding DUF2173 family protein, producing MSEKLDKLMQLKGAIAAGQYTPDGKLVEYKGPMPKEMAEMVAKMVAANTLMGTVEAESFTKISGMRWTPFLGWAVAAGEYAVCVMGNYGVFVRLAEADFNQIFKILREVSGI from the coding sequence ATGAGTGAAAAGCTCGATAAACTAATGCAATTAAAAGGAGCGATAGCTGCTGGTCAATATACGCCAGATGGAAAACTTGTAGAATACAAAGGACCAATGCCTAAAGAAATGGCCGAGATGGTAGCGAAGATGGTAGCAGCCAACACTTTAATGGGAACTGTGGAAGCAGAGTCTTTCACAAAGATTTCTGGAATGAGATGGACGCCATTCTTAGGGTGGGCTGTAGCTGCAGGAGAGTACGCAGTATGTGTAATGGGAAATTATGGAGTGTTCGTTAGACTTGCTGAGGCAGATTTCAATCAAATATTTAAGATATTAAGAGAAGTATCTGGAATATAA
- a CDS encoding SPL family radical SAM protein, which produces MIVKSVRVKSALSKSGLKELNYSLNPYLGCVFSCPYCYAPNFTPDREASENWGKVVAVKENLLEVLQREVKIYKRGVVGISTITDAYQPIEALRKLTRESLKILLKNGFRVSIQTKSPLVLRDIDVLLEYKDRVDVGVTVTSLNNKLEPSAPPAKGRLRALEKLSNEGLETWIFIGPIIQGVNDTEVENMIREISNIKARVIFDSFHYYRGLKFKEGFTQWWVNLRNRILENCKRYGMECHEESEDWIYEKRRYYKTF; this is translated from the coding sequence ATGATTGTAAAGTCCGTTAGGGTGAAATCTGCTTTAAGTAAATCTGGATTGAAAGAGTTAAACTATAGTCTAAATCCTTATTTAGGTTGTGTATTTTCTTGCCCCTATTGTTATGCTCCCAATTTCACTCCAGATAGGGAGGCTTCAGAAAATTGGGGAAAAGTTGTAGCTGTTAAGGAGAACTTGCTTGAGGTTTTACAAAGAGAAGTGAAAATCTATAAGAGGGGAGTAGTTGGGATATCCACGATAACTGATGCTTATCAACCAATAGAGGCTTTAAGAAAGCTCACTAGGGAAAGTCTAAAGATATTATTAAAAAATGGTTTCAGAGTTTCAATTCAGACCAAGTCACCCTTAGTTTTAAGGGATATTGACGTACTCTTAGAATATAAGGATAGAGTTGATGTTGGAGTTACAGTTACTAGTTTAAATAATAAGTTAGAACCTAGCGCACCTCCAGCTAAAGGTAGATTAAGAGCCTTAGAGAAACTCAGTAATGAAGGGCTAGAAACTTGGATTTTCATAGGGCCTATTATTCAAGGTGTAAATGATACTGAGGTAGAAAATATGATCCGAGAAATTTCAAATATTAAGGCAAGGGTAATTTTCGACAGTTTCCATTACTATAGGGGGTTAAAATTTAAGGAGGGTTTTACGCAGTGGTGGGTTAATTTGAGGAATAGAATATTGGAGAATTGTAAGAGATACGGTATGGAATGCCATGAAGAAAGTGAGGATTGGATTTATGAAAAAAGAAGATATTATAAAACTTTTTAG
- a CDS encoding Nre family DNA repair protein has translation MIRPELCIRCRGAKYLCGLSYCPIIVNTKTVRVNFKEVYGSSPPSVFVGRFSYPKITVYPSTPPILGDTSKFEDSKYWLNADLSEFLSMRLSLVRGGVKYHRDDARLPDRFLLDIQSITISSRPVELDLRLKRIPSGSILDESLPPLGPSAPLEKLEIATLPPPLTVVEKVYDDNDMRAKDGIMKLYNAGIDVEKISKILSIGGIGKERKLVPTRWSITAVDKTISDTLIENIKSYDTIDKVEVYFRKHNKNLFIAILLPRDWSFEWGEAWYPGSTWNKFGNYVDIEVDNERYHGRSDYPEIGGCYYASRLGVTEFLASRKRQATAILWREIYEGFNLPVGVWFVRENVREMFKGKPVVFDDISTSLNFVKKLLRSDLKQWLSKSLLSFNTIDKWLK, from the coding sequence GTGATAAGGCCAGAGTTATGCATAAGATGTAGAGGGGCAAAGTATCTTTGCGGTCTTTCATACTGTCCAATCATAGTTAATACTAAAACGGTAAGAGTAAATTTCAAGGAGGTATATGGTTCTTCTCCACCATCCGTCTTTGTAGGTAGATTTAGTTATCCCAAAATTACAGTTTATCCCTCTACCCCGCCAATTTTGGGGGATACGAGCAAGTTTGAAGATTCCAAATATTGGCTCAATGCCGACTTAAGTGAGTTCTTATCAATGAGGCTTTCCTTAGTGAGAGGTGGTGTCAAATATCACAGAGATGATGCAAGACTACCAGATAGGTTTTTACTGGATATTCAGAGTATAACAATATCATCGAGACCAGTTGAATTGGATTTAAGGCTGAAGAGAATACCTTCTGGAAGTATTTTAGATGAAAGTCTACCACCTCTAGGTCCTTCAGCACCATTGGAAAAGCTTGAAATAGCTACATTGCCTCCTCCCTTAACAGTAGTAGAGAAGGTTTATGATGATAACGATATGAGAGCGAAAGATGGTATAATGAAATTATATAATGCAGGGATTGACGTAGAAAAAATATCCAAGATATTAAGTATTGGTGGAATTGGAAAGGAAAGAAAATTAGTACCTACTAGATGGAGTATAACAGCAGTGGATAAGACTATTTCCGATACTCTAATCGAGAATATAAAGAGTTATGACACGATAGACAAGGTTGAAGTTTATTTCAGAAAACATAATAAGAATCTTTTCATAGCAATTCTTCTTCCTAGAGATTGGAGCTTTGAATGGGGAGAAGCCTGGTACCCTGGAAGTACTTGGAATAAGTTTGGCAACTATGTCGATATAGAAGTGGATAACGAAAGGTACCATGGTAGATCTGATTATCCAGAAATAGGTGGCTGTTATTATGCTTCTAGATTAGGTGTGACGGAATTCTTGGCGAGCAGAAAGAGACAAGCCACTGCAATATTATGGAGGGAAATATATGAAGGATTTAACTTGCCAGTAGGTGTTTGGTTTGTTAGGGAAAATGTTAGGGAAATGTTTAAAGGTAAGCCAGTAGTATTTGACGATATAAGTACTTCCTTAAATTTCGTTAAGAAATTATTAAGGTCTGATTTAAAGCAGTGGTTAAGCAAGTCATTACTCTCCTTTAATACCATTGATAAGTGGTTAAAATGA
- the treH1 gene encoding alpha,alpha-trehalase TreH1 → MKTLGFISNQITSALIDLSSIVWFPVPKFDSPSVFTRLLDEDGGEFSILPEGQEIIAVKQEYVYPLVLMTAIRTKQGEISITDLIPLGETVIIRKVESEIPFKVVFRPRFYYSLYKPIIDGSKFVNPRGRDCIAFLYDFSGEVKRSGNYVWNFSTGKGYLIANYASDVKHGVFSERGSTLNAMYERSFENTVNYWKSTDVKDAASFNDLYKTSIYTMLGSIYAPSGGVIAAPTTSLPEVEGGKRNWDYRFAWIRDSSIIAEALLEAGFIVEARRIINFLLSLINFSSKPFYYPLYTIEGTIPPPERELRWLSGYKNSKPVRIGNGASSQIQLDIEGFFISALYKYVKLTNDQVFLKDVFSKVKYIGDWIVENWSLKDSGIWEDRGSPQHYTHSKIMMWIALDKIGKLANLIGYADIWAKEREKLRNWIFTNCVKNNYFIRYCGNTDDVDSSLLSAPLYGFIEVNDSIFIDTLTKIENDLKTDVFVKRYKTDFMGEAKHPFLLTTVWLARVYMRLGKIDSAVEILDKINKVSRELHLVGEHVDVEKGEFMGNFPQIFVHAQLVIAIKELNDTLTDKNII, encoded by the coding sequence ATGAAAACACTTGGATTCATCTCAAATCAGATAACATCAGCCCTAATTGATTTATCTTCAATTGTTTGGTTTCCAGTTCCTAAATTCGACTCCCCGTCAGTGTTCACTAGGTTGTTAGATGAAGATGGAGGGGAGTTTTCCATATTACCAGAAGGACAAGAAATAATAGCCGTTAAACAAGAATATGTTTATCCATTAGTATTAATGACTGCCATACGTACTAAACAAGGCGAAATAAGTATTACTGATCTCATACCATTGGGTGAAACAGTAATTATAAGAAAGGTTGAATCGGAAATTCCTTTTAAGGTAGTGTTCAGACCTAGATTCTATTATTCTTTATACAAGCCCATAATCGATGGTAGTAAATTTGTAAATCCAAGAGGAAGAGATTGTATAGCGTTTCTTTACGACTTTTCGGGCGAGGTCAAAAGATCCGGAAATTACGTTTGGAATTTTAGTACTGGAAAAGGATATTTAATAGCCAACTATGCCTCTGACGTTAAACACGGCGTTTTCAGTGAAAGGGGTTCAACGTTAAATGCTATGTATGAAAGATCGTTTGAAAATACGGTAAACTATTGGAAAAGTACTGATGTGAAAGACGCTGCATCATTTAATGACCTTTATAAGACATCCATATATACAATGCTAGGCTCTATTTATGCGCCTTCTGGTGGAGTAATTGCAGCTCCTACAACTTCTTTACCAGAAGTTGAAGGTGGAAAGAGAAATTGGGATTATAGATTTGCATGGATAAGAGATTCTTCGATCATAGCTGAAGCCTTGCTAGAAGCTGGATTCATTGTAGAAGCTAGGAGAATAATAAACTTCTTACTTTCGCTCATAAATTTCTCGTCAAAGCCATTTTACTATCCTCTATATACGATAGAAGGTACAATTCCTCCCCCTGAAAGGGAATTACGATGGCTATCCGGATACAAGAATTCTAAACCAGTAAGAATAGGAAACGGGGCTTCTTCTCAGATTCAATTAGATATTGAAGGATTTTTCATTTCGGCTCTTTATAAATATGTAAAGTTGACTAATGATCAAGTGTTTCTGAAAGACGTTTTTAGTAAAGTGAAGTACATTGGGGATTGGATAGTAGAGAATTGGAGCTTAAAAGATTCTGGTATTTGGGAGGATAGAGGGAGTCCTCAACACTATACTCACTCTAAAATTATGATGTGGATAGCACTGGATAAAATAGGAAAACTAGCAAACTTAATCGGATATGCGGACATTTGGGCTAAAGAGAGGGAAAAGCTTAGAAACTGGATATTCACCAACTGTGTAAAGAACAATTATTTTATCAGATATTGTGGGAATACTGATGACGTAGATTCATCATTATTGTCAGCACCATTGTATGGGTTCATTGAAGTTAATGATAGTATATTCATTGATACATTAACGAAAATTGAAAACGATCTAAAAACCGACGTATTTGTGAAAAGATACAAAACTGATTTCATGGGAGAAGCTAAACACCCATTTTTGTTGACCACAGTATGGCTTGCTAGAGTTTATATGAGATTAGGAAAAATAGACAGTGCTGTAGAAATATTGGATAAGATCAATAAGGTTTCAAGAGAACTACATTTAGTGGGTGAACACGTTGATGTGGAAAAAGGTGAGTTTATGGGTAACTTTCCTCAGATTTTTGTTCATGCACAATTGGTAATTGCAATAAAAGAGCTTAACGACACGTTAACTGATAAAAATATTATATAG